Genomic window (Pseudomonas xantholysinigenes):
GTTGAGGTCATGGAAGCTGGCCAACAGGCCCAGGCCACTACCGCGCAGGTGCTGCAGCAATGCCAGTTGATGGCGTGGGTCGAGGTGGTTGGTGGGTTCGTCGAGAATCAGCAGGCGCGGCTGCTGGGCCAGCGCCCGGGCCAGCAGCACACGCTGCTTCTCGCCGCCGGACAAGCTGGCGAACGCCTGCGTGGCGCGTTGCAGCAGGTTCAACTGGCGCATGGCAGCGTCCACTGGTGCGCCAGGGCCATCGCCGTCGAGCCAGCCCAGGTGCGGGGTGCGGCCCATGGCGACGACATCGCGCACGCTCAGGCCGAAGTCTTCGGGAAACTCCTGGAGCATCACCGCCACGCGCCGGGCCAGCCAGCGCGGTGGATGCCGCCAGATATCCTCGCCGTCGAGCAATACCCGGCCGCTGCGTGGCCGGCTGAAACGATAGGCGCAGCGCAGCAGGCTGGTCTTGCCACTGCCATTGGGGCCGATCAGGCCGACGAATTCACCGGGGCGCACCTCGAGGTCGATCGCTGCCAGCAGGTCGGGCGCGCCGGGGGA
Coding sequences:
- a CDS encoding ABC transporter ATP-binding protein encodes the protein MPLLRLEHLHWSPSPGAPDLLAAIDLEVRPGEFVGLIGPNGSGKTSLLRCAYRFSRPRSGRVLLDGEDIWRHPPRWLARRVAVMLQEFPEDFGLSVRDVVAMGRTPHLGWLDGDGPGAPVDAAMRQLNLLQRATQAFASLSGGEKQRVLLARALAQQPRLLILDEPTNHLDPRHQLALLQHLRGSGLGLLASFHDLNLAAAFCDRLYLIEQGRLVNHGTPAEVLTEQCLAEVFGVHALVDRHPIGDHPRITWIRHA